Proteins encoded in a region of the Roseateles sp. SL47 genome:
- a CDS encoding sensor histidine kinase, protein MPLSFPASSASSPAPADPPSVRQRVSLQLSRPGFYLYVTGVLMVVGLVLGHRLSERASLDQLSALATERLELYAANLSTELSRHAYLPSLLAIDEEVGQLMQHPADESLRRQVSQTLARVNVRAGTTQIFVADADGAVLAASEPLLPPPRLALAISQDRHHFFAADASPVDGAATGSTNFFLLQTIRRHQRLLGVIVVKLNLAPLEATWVDLGLRSQGERILVADDQGVVIMSSVQAWKYAVLSEADAAQREQLQASARYPQAVGPNLGLPAVLEAYNSLLVKAPPPASTTVLAQERQLLPLGLRLLALSDLTEVRRQARLAAWSGAAFGAAVGMLALYLAARRRAVRQLFVAKTQLQDAHARLERTVDERTAELRQSNDALKEQIAQREQTEGELLQASKLAVLGQMSAGLSHEVNQPLTALRALARNAQRLLENGRTQAVADNLQAMDDMVERMGRITRQLKSFARKAEGVDAASPLLASVRNAYLLLEHRTRDQRLFFEAQIPESLRVRAEANRLEQVLVNLFANALDAMKDTEGDRDMTLRVITEPLDGGQRVLIKVQDSGPGLDEDLLPRLFEPFFTTKPAGEGLGLGLVISSKIVHEFGGTLRARRLDPGMSLEFDLAVDAWNAEEEAHV, encoded by the coding sequence GTGCCCTTGTCCTTCCCCGCCTCTTCCGCCAGCTCGCCTGCCCCTGCCGATCCGCCGTCGGTCCGGCAGCGGGTGTCGCTGCAGCTCAGCCGGCCAGGCTTTTATCTCTATGTCACCGGGGTGCTGATGGTGGTGGGGCTGGTGCTGGGCCACCGCCTGAGCGAGCGGGCCAGCCTGGACCAGCTCTCCGCCCTGGCCACCGAGCGCCTGGAGTTGTATGCGGCCAACCTTTCCACCGAACTCAGCCGCCACGCCTACCTGCCCAGCCTGCTGGCCATCGACGAAGAGGTGGGGCAGTTGATGCAGCATCCCGCCGACGAAAGCTTGCGCCGCCAGGTCAGCCAGACCTTGGCGCGTGTGAATGTGCGGGCCGGGACCACCCAGATCTTCGTGGCCGATGCGGACGGCGCCGTGCTGGCGGCCAGCGAACCGCTGCTACCGCCGCCGCGCCTGGCGCTGGCCATCAGCCAGGACCGCCACCACTTCTTTGCCGCCGACGCCAGCCCGGTGGACGGTGCAGCCACCGGCAGCACCAACTTCTTTCTGCTGCAAACGATCCGGCGCCACCAACGGCTGCTGGGCGTGATCGTGGTGAAGCTGAACCTGGCACCGCTGGAAGCCACCTGGGTGGACCTGGGCCTGCGCTCTCAGGGGGAACGCATCCTGGTGGCGGATGACCAGGGCGTGGTCATCATGAGCAGCGTGCAGGCCTGGAAATACGCGGTCCTGAGTGAAGCCGATGCCGCCCAGCGTGAACAACTGCAGGCCAGTGCCCGATACCCTCAGGCGGTGGGCCCCAACCTGGGCCTGCCGGCCGTGCTGGAGGCCTACAACAGCCTGCTGGTGAAGGCCCCTCCCCCGGCCAGCACCACGGTGCTGGCGCAGGAGCGGCAACTGCTGCCGCTGGGCCTGCGGCTGCTGGCCTTGTCCGACCTCACCGAGGTGCGCCGCCAGGCCCGTCTGGCAGCCTGGAGCGGCGCGGCCTTCGGGGCTGCGGTGGGCATGCTGGCGCTCTATCTGGCGGCACGCCGGCGCGCGGTGCGACAACTGTTTGTCGCCAAGACCCAGTTGCAGGATGCGCATGCGCGCCTGGAACGCACGGTGGATGAACGCACCGCCGAACTGCGCCAGTCCAACGACGCGCTCAAGGAGCAGATTGCGCAGCGTGAGCAGACCGAGGGCGAGCTGCTGCAGGCCAGCAAGCTGGCAGTGCTGGGGCAGATGTCGGCCGGGCTCTCGCATGAAGTCAACCAGCCGCTGACAGCGCTGCGCGCCCTGGCCCGCAATGCCCAGCGGCTGCTGGAAAACGGACGCACCCAGGCGGTGGCCGACAACCTGCAGGCCATGGACGACATGGTGGAGCGCATGGGCCGCATCACACGGCAGTTGAAGAGCTTTGCGCGCAAGGCCGAAGGGGTGGATGCCGCATCACCGCTGCTGGCCAGCGTGCGCAATGCCTACCTGCTGCTGGAGCACCGCACCCGCGACCAGCGGTTGTTCTTCGAAGCGCAGATCCCGGAAAGCCTGCGTGTGCGGGCCGAAGCCAACCGCCTGGAACAGGTGCTGGTGAACCTGTTTGCCAATGCCCTGGACGCCATGAAAGATACTGAGGGCGACCGCGACATGACGCTGCGGGTGATCACCGAGCCACTGGACGGCGGCCAGCGGGTGCTGATCAAAGTGCAGGACAGCGGTCCGGGCCTGGACGAAGACCTGCTGCCCCGACTGTTTGAACCCTTTTTCACCACCAAGCCGGCCGGCGAAGGCCTGGGCCTGGGCTTGGTGATTTCATCAAAGATCGTGCATGAGTTCGGCGGCACGCTGCGCGCGCGGCGGCTGGACCCGGGCATGAGCCTGGAGTTCGACCTGGCGGTCGACGCCTGGAATGCGGAGGAAGAAGCGCATGTTTGA
- a CDS encoding branched-chain amino acid ABC transporter permease, with product MEILIQQIINGLVLGSMYALVALGYTMVYGIISLINFAHGEVLMVGAIVSWTVVTALAGSGLPGWVLMIIALVCAVVVCSLLNYVIEKIAYRPLRNAPRLAPLITAMGMSLLLQTLAMIIWKPNPKSFPQLLPSDPIPVLGATITMTQIVILVVTVVMLAGLVFLVNHTRMGRAMRATAENPRVAALMGIKPDAVISLTFVIGAALAAVAGLMWAANYGTVKHDMGFTPGLKAFCAAVLGGIGNLSGAMLGGLLLGLIEAIGAGYLGDWTGGVLGSHYSDIFAFLSLILVLTLRPSGLLGERVADRA from the coding sequence ATGGAGATACTTATTCAGCAGATCATCAATGGTCTGGTGCTGGGCAGCATGTATGCGCTGGTGGCACTGGGCTACACGATGGTTTACGGGATCATCAGCCTGATCAACTTCGCCCACGGGGAGGTGCTGATGGTCGGCGCCATCGTGAGCTGGACGGTCGTGACCGCGCTCGCCGGTAGCGGCCTGCCAGGCTGGGTGCTCATGATCATCGCGCTCGTCTGTGCGGTGGTCGTGTGCTCACTGCTCAACTATGTGATTGAAAAGATCGCCTACCGGCCCTTGCGCAACGCGCCACGGCTGGCGCCGCTGATCACCGCCATGGGCATGTCGCTGCTGCTGCAGACCCTGGCCATGATCATCTGGAAGCCGAACCCCAAGTCCTTCCCGCAACTGCTCCCCAGTGATCCGATTCCGGTCTTGGGCGCCACCATCACCATGACGCAGATCGTCATTCTGGTGGTGACGGTCGTGATGCTGGCCGGGCTGGTCTTCCTGGTGAACCACACCCGCATGGGCCGTGCCATGCGTGCCACGGCGGAAAACCCCCGTGTGGCGGCGCTGATGGGCATCAAACCGGACGCGGTGATCTCGCTGACCTTCGTGATTGGCGCCGCCCTGGCGGCGGTGGCTGGTCTGATGTGGGCGGCCAACTACGGCACGGTGAAGCACGACATGGGCTTCACGCCTGGCCTGAAGGCGTTCTGCGCCGCCGTGCTGGGTGGCATCGGCAACCTTTCCGGCGCCATGCTGGGCGGGCTGCTGCTGGGCCTGATCGAAGCCATCGGCGCCGGTTATCTGGGTGACTGGACCGGCGGCGTGCTGGGCAGCCACTACTCCGACATCTTCGCCTTCCTCTCCCTGATTCTGGTGCTGACCCTGCGTCCGTCCGGCCTGCTGGGTGAGCGAGTGGCGGACCGCGCCTGA
- a CDS encoding ABC transporter permease subunit has product MQNKQNKLIVFLIAGLLLLALPLVAQQGGNAPVRIIDLALLYVLLALGLNIVVGYAGLLDLGYVAFYAVGAYLFALLNSPHLTENFENIAAAFPQGLHMPLLVTIPLAALIAGIFGVLLGAPTLKLRGDYLAIVTLGFGEIIRVFLNNMEYPLNVTNGPRGIGQIDGIHFLGFEFSKSHEILGFNVQSVSMYYYLFLALVIGSVVICYRLENSRIGRAWMAIREDEIAAKAMGINTRNMKLLAFGMGATFGGVAGSMFGAFQGFVSPESFSLQESVMIVAMVVLGGIGHIPGVILGALLLAALPEALRYVAGPLQQMTDGRLDAAILRQLLIASAMIIIMLVRPRGLWPAKDHGEVLRKSQADAAASSATPTAAQ; this is encoded by the coding sequence ATGCAGAACAAACAAAACAAGCTGATCGTTTTTCTGATCGCCGGCCTGCTGTTGCTGGCGCTGCCGCTGGTGGCGCAGCAGGGCGGGAATGCGCCGGTGCGCATCATCGACCTGGCCCTGCTGTATGTGCTGCTGGCGCTGGGCTTGAACATCGTGGTGGGGTATGCCGGTCTGCTGGACCTGGGCTACGTGGCTTTTTATGCGGTGGGGGCCTACCTCTTCGCATTGCTCAACAGCCCGCATCTGACAGAGAACTTCGAGAACATCGCGGCGGCCTTCCCGCAGGGCTTGCACATGCCACTGCTGGTGACCATCCCATTGGCCGCGTTGATCGCCGGCATCTTCGGGGTGTTGCTGGGGGCGCCGACCTTGAAGTTGCGTGGTGACTACCTGGCCATCGTGACGCTGGGTTTCGGCGAGATCATCCGGGTGTTCCTGAACAACATGGAATATCCGCTGAACGTCACCAATGGCCCGCGCGGCATCGGCCAGATCGACGGCATCCATTTCCTGGGCTTCGAGTTCAGCAAGTCGCATGAGATCCTGGGCTTTAATGTGCAGTCGGTCTCCATGTACTACTACCTGTTCCTGGCCTTGGTCATCGGGTCAGTGGTGATCTGCTACCGCCTGGAGAACTCCCGCATCGGTCGCGCCTGGATGGCCATCCGCGAGGACGAAATCGCCGCCAAGGCGATGGGCATCAACACCCGCAACATGAAGCTGCTGGCCTTCGGCATGGGCGCCACCTTCGGCGGTGTGGCCGGATCGATGTTCGGCGCCTTCCAGGGCTTCGTGTCGCCCGAGTCCTTCAGCCTTCAGGAGTCGGTGATGATCGTGGCCATGGTGGTGCTGGGCGGTATCGGCCACATCCCGGGCGTGATCCTGGGTGCGCTGCTGCTGGCCGCGCTGCCGGAAGCGCTGCGTTATGTGGCCGGCCCGCTGCAGCAAATGACCGATGGCCGTCTGGATGCCGCCATCTTGCGCCAGCTGCTGATTGCCTCCGCCATGATCATCATCATGCTGGTGCGTCCGCGTGGCCTGTGGCCGGCCAAGGATCACGGCGAGGTACTGCGCAAGTCGCAGGCCGACGCGGCCGCATCGTCGGCCACGCCGACCGCTGCCCAGTGA
- a CDS encoding ABC transporter ATP-binding protein, translating to MTESVLKVAGVSKRFGGLQALSEVGLDIKKGQVYGLIGPNGAGKTTFFNVITGLYTPDSGTFELGGQAYRPQAVHQVAKTGIARTFQNIRLFADMTALENVMVGRHVRTHSGLIGAVFRTPGFKAEEAAIAARAQELLDYVGIGRYARFKARTLSYGDQRRLEIARALATDPKLIALDEPAAGMNATEKVVLRELIDRIRNDGRTILLIEHDVKLVMGLCDRVTVLDYGKQIAEGTPAEVQRNEKVIEAYLGAHAAHAAH from the coding sequence ATGACTGAATCCGTACTGAAAGTGGCTGGTGTGTCCAAGCGCTTTGGCGGCCTGCAGGCGCTGTCCGAAGTGGGGCTGGACATCAAGAAAGGCCAGGTCTACGGTCTGATCGGCCCCAACGGTGCTGGCAAGACCACCTTTTTTAATGTGATCACTGGCCTGTACACGCCTGACTCCGGCACGTTTGAGCTGGGCGGGCAGGCCTACCGGCCGCAGGCGGTCCATCAGGTGGCCAAGACCGGCATTGCCCGGACCTTCCAGAACATCCGCTTGTTTGCCGACATGACGGCGCTGGAGAACGTGATGGTGGGGCGCCATGTACGCACCCATTCCGGACTGATCGGTGCGGTCTTCCGCACACCGGGCTTCAAGGCGGAAGAAGCCGCCATCGCTGCCCGTGCGCAGGAGCTGTTGGACTATGTGGGCATCGGCCGTTATGCGCGCTTCAAGGCGCGGACGCTGTCCTACGGGGACCAGCGCCGGCTGGAGATCGCCCGTGCGCTGGCCACCGACCCCAAGCTGATTGCGCTGGACGAGCCGGCCGCCGGCATGAACGCCACCGAGAAAGTGGTGCTGCGCGAGCTGATCGACCGCATCCGCAATGACGGCCGCACCATCCTGCTGATCGAGCACGACGTGAAGCTGGTGATGGGCCTGTGCGACCGGGTCACCGTGCTGGACTACGGCAAGCAGATTGCGGAAGGCACCCCTGCGGAGGTGCAGCGCAATGAGAAGGTGATCGAGGCTTACCTGGGCGCCCACGCGGCGCATGCGGCGCACTGA